The following proteins are encoded in a genomic region of Methylococcales bacterium:
- a CDS encoding helix-turn-helix transcriptional regulator has protein sequence MEMGDRIKKTRKSKGWSQTQLAEKIGITSGGLSGLETNKKYTSKTTLIKLSEVLNVSADYLLTGKEGTNEISAEEREILDVLRKDAAMTNAVMEVAKVKRKAMSYLSGYTEINAQGLESP, from the coding sequence ATGGAAATGGGCGACCGAATAAAAAAAACACGGAAAAGTAAAGGATGGAGTCAAACACAATTAGCTGAAAAGATAGGAATTACATCTGGAGGGCTATCTGGATTAGAAACAAACAAAAAATATACCTCAAAAACAACTCTCATTAAACTTAGTGAAGTTTTAAATGTAAGCGCGGATTATTTACTGACTGGAAAAGAGGGAACAAATGAAATAAGTGCAGAAGAACGCGAAATTTTAGATGTTTTACGCAAAGATGCAGCAATGACTAACGCGGTAATGGAAGTTGCCAAAGTTAAAAGAAAAGCAATGAGTTATTTAAGCGGTTACACGGAAATTAATGCACAAGGTTTAGAATCACCTTAA
- a CDS encoding uroporphyrinogen-III C-methyltransferase codes for MGKTVAEKVTEEKQQKDEIVTEHVTVAEKKSNAWIGSVLIVLLIVIITFIGFYFLQQLGIKQDDQQLKIGNENLRIFELTKQLNSIQSQLASTQSQLTSVDADVTDTDNVFNKRLSEFSKRNDEKLEATHADLRQTILRLQRQLGKTRGDWLMADAEYLLSVANQRLYLMDDLNTSHEALTAADQRLRESGDAAAFKVREQIAKEIASLKEITVNDVVGSYARLQLLIEKVGTLTLILPYAAKPLVGSKVVSGHKEGAADTHSLTNQVLKQLDGYATIRHSDHVVDKILTAEEAKLIKQQLSIKLEMIKITLVQKNKSLYETSVHDALNWLKLNFTQNKSAKFFVTELNQLNKIQVHAKLPDISLSLKMLRDITKLRIETDKALQADEDVKKATELEQKLKKSVVNPSVKKPSKTDNKATTDKTKKTTEPVTPEKTTVTPKTTPK; via the coding sequence ATGGGGAAGACTGTGGCCGAAAAAGTAACTGAAGAAAAACAACAAAAAGATGAAATCGTAACAGAACACGTTACCGTAGCAGAAAAAAAATCCAACGCATGGATTGGATCAGTACTTATTGTATTGCTGATTGTAATTATAACGTTTATAGGTTTTTATTTTTTGCAACAGTTAGGCATTAAGCAAGACGATCAGCAGCTAAAAATAGGGAATGAAAACCTACGAATTTTTGAGTTAACGAAGCAATTGAATAGCATTCAATCGCAACTCGCGTCCACACAATCACAGCTGACCTCTGTTGATGCCGATGTCACCGATACGGATAATGTCTTTAATAAACGATTGTCTGAATTTTCAAAACGTAATGATGAAAAATTAGAAGCGACTCATGCCGATTTAAGACAAACTATTTTACGGCTACAACGGCAATTAGGTAAGACACGCGGTGACTGGCTAATGGCCGACGCGGAATACTTATTAAGTGTTGCCAACCAAAGACTGTATTTAATGGATGATTTAAACACCTCGCATGAAGCTTTAACGGCCGCCGATCAACGGTTGCGTGAAAGTGGGGATGCGGCGGCCTTTAAAGTCAGAGAACAAATTGCAAAAGAAATTGCCTCCCTCAAAGAAATCACGGTGAATGATGTTGTTGGGAGTTATGCGCGGTTACAATTATTAATTGAAAAGGTTGGCACCTTAACTCTTATTTTACCGTATGCCGCCAAACCACTGGTTGGATCTAAAGTAGTGAGTGGGCATAAAGAAGGGGCAGCCGATACGCATAGCCTAACGAATCAAGTCTTAAAACAATTAGATGGTTATGCAACGATTCGCCATTCAGATCATGTGGTTGATAAAATATTAACCGCAGAAGAAGCTAAATTGATTAAACAACAATTAAGCATCAAGTTAGAAATGATTAAAATCACCTTGGTACAGAAAAACAAATCACTTTATGAGACCAGTGTTCACGACGCATTAAACTGGTTAAAGCTTAATTTTACCCAAAATAAAAGTGCGAAGTTTTTTGTAACCGAATTAAATCAGCTTAATAAAATTCAAGTCCATGCCAAATTACCTGATATCAGCCTTTCATTAAAAATGTTACGTGATATTACCAAGCTTCGAATTGAAACAGATAAAGCGTTACAAGCCGACGAGGATGTTAAAAAAGCGACTGAACTTGAACAAAAATTAAAAAAATCAGTTGTTAATCCCAGCGTAAAGAAGCCAAGTAAAACCGATAATAAAGCGACTACGGATAAGACGAAAAAGACAACCGAACCCGTGACTCCCGAAAAAACAACCGTTACGCCCAAAACAACACCTAAGTAA
- a CDS encoding transposase family protein, with product MGFNNEYKTNSVNIPHKKPNKSKHNPNPTLTENQKKENKEMSRERVIVEHVIGGMKRYRCLVDKFRNKKEGVKDLFSFLAAILWNFNMIY from the coding sequence TTGGGGTTTAATAATGAATATAAAACTAATTCGGTAAATATTCCTCATAAAAAACCAAATAAATCTAAGCATAATCCAAACCCAACATTAACAGAAAATCAAAAAAAAGAAAACAAAGAGATGAGTCGTGAAAGAGTCATTGTTGAGCATGTAATCGGTGGAATGAAAAGATATAGATGCCTAGTTGACAAGTTTAGAAATAAAAAAGAAGGTGTAAAAGATTTATTTTCTTTTTTAGCGGCTATCCTATGGAATTTTAACATGATATATTAA
- a CDS encoding heme biosynthesis HemY N-terminal domain-containing protein, with protein sequence MNKKKIIYFLSLAFIIAIPLYFIYAWLSSQENPGYVLIGFGHWSLETTTVVFTIALLISFAVLYTTFRLLGLLLRWPSNVITRRQHSKSDRSQHALIEGLVDSAAGNWENAEKVLIRHASNSGAPLLHYLTAARAAQSRGAIDKRDEYLKKAAAQSTNVDIAVGLTQAELNLSEHQFSDAVKTLTQLNAIDPTHASVLKLLHQAYQNLGDWDGLRKLIPALHKHKVLMEAEIKLVETETYSRLLKQAAEKAKVVDIQTLWKTIPSHIQKLNEIKTIYFSAMIIASGGAEIETAVVDAITDDWNETLLVIFGNIKSNHYVNQLLTAEKWVASHPENPVLLRMLGKLSLKCDQPDKANDYLSKSITLEPTVAAYQLLGDLFYNKNDKNKASECYKYGLELASKKIENNVEGIYSDATL encoded by the coding sequence ATGAACAAAAAAAAGATTATTTATTTTCTAAGCTTAGCTTTTATAATAGCAATACCGCTGTATTTTATTTATGCTTGGCTAAGCAGCCAAGAAAACCCAGGTTATGTTTTAATCGGTTTCGGTCATTGGTCGCTAGAAACAACAACCGTTGTTTTTACAATTGCTTTACTCATTAGTTTTGCCGTTTTATACACGACTTTTAGATTATTAGGCTTGTTATTACGCTGGCCGAGTAATGTTATTACACGTCGTCAACACAGTAAATCAGATCGGTCTCAACACGCGCTGATTGAAGGATTAGTCGATTCTGCGGCAGGAAACTGGGAAAATGCCGAAAAAGTATTAATTCGTCATGCCTCTAATAGTGGTGCGCCGTTACTGCATTATTTAACTGCGGCACGGGCCGCACAATCACGGGGTGCGATTGATAAACGGGATGAATACCTTAAAAAAGCGGCGGCTCAAAGCACAAATGTTGATATTGCAGTCGGGCTTACACAAGCCGAATTAAACTTATCAGAACATCAATTTTCTGATGCAGTAAAGACCTTAACCCAATTAAACGCTATTGATCCCACCCATGCCAGCGTTTTAAAATTATTACATCAAGCCTATCAAAATTTAGGTGACTGGGATGGATTGAGAAAACTCATTCCTGCGTTACATAAGCATAAAGTACTCATGGAAGCTGAAATAAAGCTGGTTGAAACCGAAACCTACAGTCGTTTATTAAAACAAGCGGCCGAAAAAGCAAAAGTAGTTGATATTCAGACCTTATGGAAAACCATCCCTTCCCACATTCAAAAGCTGAATGAAATTAAAACGATTTATTTTTCTGCAATGATTATTGCCAGTGGCGGGGCTGAAATTGAAACAGCGGTTGTTGATGCGATTACGGATGACTGGAATGAAACCTTATTGGTTATCTTCGGTAATATTAAATCGAATCATTATGTGAATCAACTATTAACCGCTGAAAAATGGGTCGCCTCTCACCCAGAAAACCCTGTGTTATTACGGATGTTAGGAAAATTAAGTTTAAAATGCGATCAGCCTGATAAAGCGAATGATTACTTATCAAAAAGTATTACCTTAGAGCCGACCGTTGCCGCGTATCAATTACTCGGTGATTTATTTTATAATAAAAATGATAAAAATAAAGCCAGTGAATGTTATAAATACGGCTTAGAATTAGCCTCTAAAAAAATCGAAAATAATGTTGAAGGGATTTATTCCGATGCCACATTATAA
- a CDS encoding uroporphyrinogen-III synthase, producing MAGLRDSNILVTRPVPQANDLALLIEQQKGHAVIFPTLAIEPLKDVISVEKRLENIACYQWLVFISANAVNFAHQANKGKIENFKRLKIAAIGKATTKALKNKGLSVDLTPDSGFNSEALLKRPILHAIKGQRFLIIRGQGGRETLANTLKQRGAIVDYLEVYRRVKPKSTDDSEVVSLLNQKKLTAITITSGEALNNLIALLAGRIIETRLLEVPLIVISVRLKEMAIKLGFRDVLVSASPANTAIIKTVITVCNGEDCGRKSN from the coding sequence ATGGCGGGTTTACGGGATTCAAACATACTGGTAACGCGCCCCGTTCCACAAGCAAACGACCTTGCTTTATTAATTGAACAACAAAAAGGCCACGCGGTTATTTTTCCAACCTTAGCGATTGAACCTTTAAAGGATGTCATTTCAGTCGAAAAACGTTTAGAAAATATCGCGTGTTATCAATGGCTTGTTTTTATTAGTGCGAATGCCGTAAATTTTGCTCATCAAGCCAATAAGGGCAAAATAGAAAATTTCAAACGACTTAAAATTGCCGCCATAGGCAAGGCGACCACAAAAGCATTAAAAAATAAAGGCTTAAGCGTGGACTTAACGCCTGACTCAGGTTTTAATAGCGAAGCCTTATTAAAAAGGCCAATTTTACACGCCATTAAAGGGCAACGTTTTTTAATTATACGCGGGCAAGGTGGACGAGAAACGTTAGCAAACACATTAAAACAACGGGGAGCCATCGTTGACTATTTAGAAGTTTATCGACGTGTTAAGCCCAAATCAACGGATGATAGTGAAGTCGTTAGCTTATTAAACCAAAAGAAACTGACCGCAATTACAATTACCAGTGGCGAAGCCTTAAATAATTTAATAGCACTATTAGCAGGACGTATAATAGAGACACGACTATTAGAAGTACCACTGATTGTTATCAGTGTTCGATTAAAAGAAATGGCAATCAAATTAGGATTTAGAGACGTACTTGTGAGCGCAAGTCCAGCTAATACAGCAATTATTAAGACAGTAATAACAGTGTGCAATGGGGAAGACTGTGGCCGAAAAAGTAACTGA
- the hemC gene encoding hydroxymethylbilane synthase translates to MTVHVIRIATRKSPLALWQAKHVAAKLESAFPQLKTELVTMVTQGDKILDTPLAKIGGKGLFVKELEQGMLAGLADIAVHSMKDVPVEFPQGLHLAVILEREDPRDAFVSNRYHSLSELPENAQIGTCSLRRQCQLKERFPNAEILPLRGNVNTRLAKLDAGEFDAIILAAAGLKRLGMADRITECLDSTLSLPAIGQGAIGIEARSDDKEINQILQTLKDDATSIRLTAERAMNARLQGGCQVPIAGFAEIKDQQLFMRGLVGRPDGSLIYRAERTGSIEDAAKIGIEIADDLLRQGADKVLAALYS, encoded by the coding sequence TTGACGGTACACGTTATTCGTATTGCAACGCGAAAAAGTCCCTTAGCCTTATGGCAGGCTAAACATGTTGCGGCTAAATTAGAAAGTGCTTTTCCACAGCTTAAAACCGAATTGGTTACGATGGTGACCCAAGGCGATAAAATATTAGATACGCCTTTAGCCAAAATAGGGGGAAAAGGTTTATTTGTTAAAGAATTAGAACAAGGAATGCTCGCAGGTTTGGCTGATATTGCCGTTCATTCAATGAAAGATGTCCCCGTTGAATTTCCTCAGGGCTTACATTTAGCGGTTATTTTAGAACGTGAAGACCCACGAGATGCCTTTGTCTCTAATCGTTATCATTCACTGAGTGAACTTCCTGAAAACGCACAAATAGGAACCTGTAGCCTTCGTCGTCAATGCCAGTTAAAAGAACGATTTCCAAACGCTGAAATTTTACCTTTACGCGGCAATGTTAATACCCGATTAGCCAAATTAGATGCGGGTGAGTTTGATGCGATTATTTTAGCCGCCGCAGGATTAAAACGGCTTGGAATGGCGGATAGAATTACGGAATGCCTTGATAGTACCCTTAGTTTGCCTGCGATTGGGCAGGGGGCTATTGGAATTGAGGCCCGTAGTGATGATAAAGAAATTAACCAGATTTTACAAACACTCAAGGATGATGCAACCAGCATTCGTTTAACCGCTGAAAGAGCGATGAACGCGCGGTTACAAGGCGGATGCCAAGTACCGATTGCAGGCTTTGCTGAAATCAAAGATCAACAATTATTTATGCGCGGTTTAGTCGGTCGTCCTGATGGCTCTCTTATTTATCGTGCCGAGCGAACAGGGTCTATTGAGGATGCAGCTAAAATTGGGATAGAAATTGCAGATGATTTATTAAGGCAGGGCGCGGATAAAGTGTTAGCCGCCCTCTATTCATAG
- the purM gene encoding phosphoribosylformylglycinamidine cyclo-ligase yields MANQKHPQGLDYKSAGVDIEAGNQLIDRIKPIAAKTRIPGVMAGLGGFGSLFELPLERYQQPILVSGTDGVGTKLKLAVELNRHNTIGIDLVAMCVNDIIVQGAESLFFLDYFATGKLDIETAASVIEGIGKGCELAGAALVGGETAEMPGMYADGEYDLAGFSVGIVEKSKIIDGSQVKASDKLIGIASSGAHSNGYSLIRKVIEMNDISLNETLNGTTLGELLLEPTRIYVKPLLSLLKVVNVHALAHITGGGITENLPRVLADNLNANVKLASWTQPDVFGWLQTQGNISEADMLTTFNCGLGMIVCVAPEDEQETLRVLEEQGENAFSVGEIVTSEGPAKVNYL; encoded by the coding sequence ATGGCGAATCAAAAACACCCTCAAGGCCTTGATTATAAAAGTGCAGGCGTTGATATAGAAGCGGGAAATCAATTAATTGACCGAATCAAACCTATTGCCGCTAAAACGCGTATTCCAGGCGTTATGGCAGGATTGGGGGGTTTCGGTTCTTTATTTGAACTTCCTTTAGAGCGTTATCAGCAGCCTATTTTAGTCTCAGGTACGGATGGTGTTGGAACTAAATTAAAATTAGCGGTTGAATTAAACCGTCATAATACGATTGGCATTGATTTAGTGGCGATGTGTGTTAATGACATTATTGTTCAAGGAGCCGAATCGTTATTTTTTCTGGATTATTTTGCGACAGGAAAATTAGACATCGAAACTGCAGCCTCGGTTATTGAAGGAATTGGCAAAGGCTGTGAACTCGCAGGAGCTGCATTAGTTGGCGGGGAAACGGCTGAAATGCCTGGAATGTATGCGGACGGTGAGTATGATCTTGCAGGGTTTAGTGTCGGTATTGTTGAAAAATCAAAAATTATTGATGGCAGTCAGGTTAAAGCGAGTGATAAATTAATTGGTATCGCCTCCTCTGGCGCGCATTCTAATGGCTATTCACTTATTCGTAAGGTCATTGAAATGAATGATATTTCTTTGAATGAAACCTTGAATGGAACAACGTTAGGGGAGCTTTTATTAGAACCGACACGTATTTACGTTAAACCATTACTTTCATTATTAAAAGTAGTTAATGTTCACGCCCTTGCTCATATTACAGGCGGCGGCATTACTGAAAATTTACCGCGTGTTTTAGCTGATAATTTAAATGCTAATGTAAAACTAGCGTCATGGACTCAACCTGATGTGTTTGGATGGCTACAAACCCAAGGTAATATTTCCGAGGCGGATATGCTCACCACATTTAATTGCGGCTTGGGAATGATTGTTTGTGTCGCTCCTGAAGATGAACAAGAAACGCTTCGAGTTTTAGAGGAACAAGGGGAAAATGCTTTTTCTGTTGGAGAAATTGTTACTAGTGAAGGCCCTGCAAAAGTTAATTATTTGTAA
- a CDS encoding transposase family protein: MEDQKEKHENKERKYGSGLDSTLKTPADKLLFILNYMKCYSTFDHLGFSFNMNKSCAHTHVYKLFPILIKTLDIFNVLPATSFSTPEEMQQAFGGVQTLIIDATERAVQRPSDYEEQNEFYSGKKNSIQLKIPL; the protein is encoded by the coding sequence ATTGAAGATCAAAAAGAAAAACATGAAAATAAAGAAAGAAAATACGGTAGTGGTTTAGATAGCACATTAAAAACACCCGCAGACAAATTATTATTTATATTAAATTATATGAAGTGCTATTCTACTTTCGATCACTTAGGGTTTTCTTTTAATATGAATAAATCATGCGCCCATACTCATGTATACAAATTATTTCCAATTTTAATAAAGACGTTAGATATATTTAATGTTTTACCTGCAACAAGTTTTTCAACCCCTGAAGAAATGCAGCAGGCTTTTGGCGGAGTTCAAACATTGATAATAGATGCTACAGAGCGTGCTGTACAACGCCCTAGTGACTATGAAGAACAAAATGAATTTTACAGTGGTAAAAAAAACAGCATACAATTAAAAATACCACTATAG